A portion of the Scleropages formosus chromosome 13, fSclFor1.1, whole genome shotgun sequence genome contains these proteins:
- the LOC108922928 gene encoding matrix-remodeling-associated protein 5 → MTLPGVPALWAVVVLVSLLAMSTSLARSTCPKSCSCPSPREVHCTFRHLKSAPSSLPDDTERVNLGYNSIQQLGTSDFARLQRLEMLMLHGNDITTISPGAFYNLRSLQILKLSYNKLKRLDPSMFQGLQGLVRLYLDHNAISFIEPFTFSGLMSLRLLQMEGNQLRELHPHTFITISVSGCFWGSSLRHLHLADNRLEHLRPGTLQHLDRLEVLSLHGNPWACDCHLHWLQDWNKKKEGVIKCKKERNSGPAESCAACATPQHLYGSQIFHMSPEQLLCERPMLSSPLKLRDSTIWEDSEPDLPYTKDLEPPLGHLTFMLSDSHGNQAHVSCVVSRPSDGSSVTWENLKTPGQVVVNVTLVSHLECEIDRDELQKLWRLVAYYYESPAILERGPRQNNTTFQYSQTANEESPYFTELKGQLMAEPEWLLQPRVTLQLNRRRTTTKKLVLNFSAFISKQIDSWEEKEASRYSWAMIQRAGPGRIQAVLEGSDARLECKVIGSGGEKIEWMLPDLSLLNNSHPRLMSYESGILVINKVTLSDSGLYHCLLRTDNDIDVVSFRLTVRELLLSPESLNGQVMSVESGKPLLLPCSVSSVQPMEIIWYLPRNQILKPLPPNGRTYVLSNGTLVISKASHEDAGEYSCLASNLYGVDMLSHLVVITGDKDSEPLNGSGVVAEELPGGTPMKVVKPSMEDPENEGSGFQELKRSVPTKTPHTTSGRLHSSNRNLSQGNKGTKVKEAKRKLNKSVKELDPHRWAQILAKAHSKGQKVYPTTSIAFGKITPANRPTPVLATPTPTPTTTSTTPPHTDSVTITTFDYNEPKGLSTSSPIYHDSSVSNYPKPQLNVTSFTVSDTGRNQVATPSLQLHTQTEQSLDKRLMKDRVKSNNNALEGHRRRPPFRRRRPPHRRIQLINSTQNPSILSVSNSEATTSQQTSTNTKSQASPALKNADKSSVNTELLAEAALPKGPTVIDGSKKQDEVPSHSHFSSVTVELGLYQPQTPLPTVATWQRPLQPTSSNIMITPLLDHRLPISQLPEQEKETGNENIDITVPPFEPDEHKSAWITTTKNTPVQFNHSRNIKPPLEYIKFSTPSDKTTGPFLTDVYSEGEEVHRKTVPPITTVQNSAQKHLPNEAKDIRQRLNSSSRDPAEEHRNKDSFLGINGWKDDSSRSKSKSSHSPVVPVDHPWLRTKHTHKHVQIPNTQPPSTATFSWGHSNRFPIRPSIHSSRHHPSSPYRPWHSQSAAVTNRPEITALTVKATALPFASPPALIPQPPLNNSVSRTRDHLLLTRLRNRYRQSQLDAYRLSQLGKTIMLKPRTNSPTPKPHEAPKTQKSFAPVTPTPFPWEGYRQHSTASILYGSRWHYSHWGPRRLSTALPFPHLMGSGTKPRIISTSAVSVSTLAEADVILPCKSLGQPEPVLSWTKVSTGATIQANTKHGQRFEVLSNGTFVIRNVQLQDRGQYLCTAQNKFGTDRMVVTLAVLTQTPKIMHPNFKDFSVYLGRPITLDCVAVGKPQAQVSWILPDRTFLRDVWHQNTGLPGLGPPGSAAVQLLSNGTLRIQAANFSSKGNYKCIASNAAGADTLTYNINVAALPPAIEEEASESTVLQTGGNIYLHCTAKGEPPPTLKWSLPKGIQIKPSQVLGGRLFVFPNGTLYMTSTTSSDSGRYECSAVNAVGMAKRVVQLDIVQGAFSPRQHQVKAMYGSTVYLHCPESMKSPRGALWTLPSKILLDSRYSPERPVTVFPNGTLRIHQLTAKDGGSYRCMFQRANGEDMELFQVEVLMKPPKIENLETASKKVVYGANFQVDCVASGLPDPEVSWSLPDGTTIGNALQSDDSGVRSRRYVIFGNGTLLLRQMEKADEGNYTCYAKNELGEDEMRVNVRVVQDSLRILSKNQVSVKGRLGEPAYMKCDTSGDLPPTIIWLSPNNNVIASSSNRYQILEDGTLVIRKVGVDDQGKYACVSRNSAGDEIKNVKLEVEAQEPQIGGKGGKTSMKVLAVSYQTKLLHCKAEGMPNPRITWTTPQGISMLAPYHGGRFQVHQNGSLELRGLRKTDEGRFVCQAKNDLGEASLEMELEVASLAEKPSFAMPNIEVLPLKVDAHEITLECLARGKPMPEFVWLLPNGTVLNPGDRLERFLHHPSNGTLRILRPVMGDKGAYRCLAKNVAGQGEKRYSLEPGKKPQIRGAPGPMKISFGQNLRLPCLVDAWPQATITWTLPSGLTLNKPQVIGKVTYLSNGTLQVKDTTMFDRGTYSCKVTNTFGSSVLSYPVAVMVYPPRITSAPPSITRVARGSPVTLTCTATGTPKPEISWTLPGRTTLVPSNRFATQGSIHMTMEGNLVIQNPVLMNSGIYKCNAKNALGTDFKATYLQVI, encoded by the exons ATGACTCTGCCGGGTGTCCCTGCCCTCTGGGCTGTAGTGGTGCTGGTTTCGCTGCTGGCCATGTCCACGTCCCTTGCACGGTCCACCTGCCCCAAGTCCTGCAGCTGCCCCAGCCCCCGGGAAGTGCACTGTACCTTCCGCCACCTGAAGTCTGCTCCATCCAGCCTGCCCGATGATACAGAGCGTGTGAACCTGGG CTACAACAGCATCCAGCAGTTGGGCACCTCTGACTTTGCCAGGCTCCAACGGCTGGAGATGCTCATGCTCCACGGGAATGACATCACAACCATATCTCCGGGAGCATTTTACAATCTTCGCTCACTGCAG ATTCTGAAACTGAGTTACAACAAGTTGAAGCGGCTTGACCCCAGCATGTTCCAGGGGCTGCAGGGCCTGGTGCGACTCTACCTGGACCACAATGCTATCAGCTTCATCGAGCCTTTCACCTTCAGTGGACTGATGTCGCTCAGGCTCCTACAGATGGAGGGCAACCAGCTGAGGGAGCTGCACCCCCACACCTTCATTACCATTTCTGTCTCGGGATGCTTCTGGGGCTCCAGCCTTCGCCACCTGCATCTGGCTGACAACCGCTTGGAGCACCTACGGCCAGGCACCCTGCAACACCTGGACAGGCTTGAGGTGCTCTCCCTGCACGGCAACCCCTGGGCTTGCGACTGCCACCTGCACTGGCTCCAGGATTGGAACAAGAAGAAAGAGG GGgtgataaaatgcaaaaaggaGCGTAATTCTGGCCCAGCAGAGAGCTGTGCCGCCTGTGCCACACCTCAGCACCTCTATGGCAGCCAAATCTTCCACATGTCCCCGGAACAGCTCCTGTGTGAGAGGCCAATGCTGAGCTCACCGCTGAAACTGAGGGACAGCACCATCTGGGAGGACTCAGAGCCTGACCTCCCATACACCAAGGATCTGGAGCCCCCACTTGGACACCTTACCTTCATGCTATCCGACAGCCACGGCAACCAAGCCCATGTCAGCTGCGTGGTAAGCCGCCCCAGCGACGGCAGTTCTGTCACTTGGGAAAACCTGAAGACACCAGGACAGGTGGTGGTCAACGTGACTCTGGTTAGCCACCTAGAGTGTGAGATTGACCGAGATGAGCTGCAGAAGCTCTGGAGGCTGGTGGCCTATTATTACGAGAGCCCAGCAATTCTGGAGAGGGGTCCTCGACAGAACAACACCACGTTTCAGTATTCCCAGACAGCAAACGAGGAGTCCCCTTACTTCACGGAGCTGAAGGGGCAACTGATGGCAGAGCCAGAATGGCTGCTGCAGCCGAGGGTCACCCTTCAGCTGAACAGACGTAGGACAACGACGAAAAAACTGGTCctgaatttttctgctttcatctcAAAGCAAATTGATAGCTGGGAAGAGAAAGAAGCCAGCAGGTACTCCTGGGCCATGAtacaaagagcaggacctggcagGATACAGgctgttctggaaggttctgaTGCCAGGCTCGAATGCAAGGTGATTGGTTCAGGAGGAGAAAAGATAGAATGGATGCTCCCTGATTTGTCCCTCCTGAACAATTCCCATCCACGACTGATGTCCTATGAGAGTGGAATACTGGTTATAAACAAAGTTACACTATCTGATTCTGGACTGTACCACTGCCTCTTGCGGACAGACAATGACATTGATGTTGTGTCCTTCAGGCTAACAGTGAGGGAGCTCCTTCTCAGTCCTGAGTCTCTGAATGGTCAAGTGATGTCTGTGGAGAGTGGAAAACCACTCTTGCTTCCTTGCTCTGTGTCCTCAGTTCAGCCCATGGAAATCATCTGGTACCTTCCCAGAAATCAAATCTTGAAGCCCTTACCTCCAAATGGCAGGACCTATGTATTGTCAAATGGCACTCTGGTCATAAGTAAGGCCTCTCATGAGGATGCTGGGGAGTACAGTTGCCTGGCATCTAACCTCTACGGGGTCGACATGCTGTCCCACCTTGTAGTGATCACAGGTGATAAAGATTCAGAACCACTAAATGGTTCAGGTGTGGTGGCAGAGGAGCTGCCAGGAGGAACTCCTATGAAGGTTGTAAAACCATCAATGGAGGACCCTGAAAATGAAGGGTCTGGTTTTCAAGAGCTAAAGCGTTCAGTTCCCACGAAGACACCACATACGACCAGCGGACGGCTTCACAGCTCCAACAGGAATCTGAGCCAAGGAAATAAAGGGACAAAGGTCAAGGAAGCGAAGAGGAAACTGAACAAGTCTGTTAAAGAGCTTGACCCTCATCGCTGGGCTCAGATTCTGGCTAAAGCTCACTCCAAAGGCCAAAAGGTGTACCCAACCACATCTATTGCTTTTGGAAAAATTACACCAGCAAATAGACCAACACCTGTACTTGCAACTCCCACACCAACCCCTACTACCACCAGTACTACTCCTCCACACACCGATAGTGTCACTATCACTACATTTGATTACAACGAACCGAAAGGACTCTCAACTTCATCACCTATTTACCATGACAGTAGCGTATCCAATTATCCTAAACCTCAGTTGAACGTCACCTCTTTCACAGTTTCCGATACTGGCAGGAATCAAGTAGCTACTCCAAGCCTACAActgcacacacagactgaacaatCGTTGGACAAGCGTCTGATGAAGGACAGAGTGAAATCTAACAATAACGCACTAGAGGGACATCGAAGGAGGCCCCCATTCAGACGCAGAAGACCTCCACATCGAAGGATTCAGCTAATCAATTCCACCCAGAATCCCTCAATCCTCTCTGTGAGTAACTCAGAGGCCACCACAAGTCAACAAACttcaacaaacacaaaatcacaGGCATCACCTGCTTTAAAAAATGCTGACAAGTCAAGTGTAAACACAGAACTCTTAGCTGAAGCAGCACTTCCTAAAGGACCTACAGTTATAGATGGTTCGAAAAAACAGGACGAAGTACCTTCCCAcagtcatttttcttctgtaacaGTGGAGCTTGGTCTCTATCAACCACAAACCCCATTACCTACGGTGGCGACCTGGCAGAGACCATTACAACCTACTTCATCAAACATAATGATTACACCACTATTAGACCACAGGCTGCCCATCTCCCAGTTACCTGAGCAGGAGAAGGAAACAGGAAACGAAAACATTGACATTACTGTACCGCCATTTGAGCCAGATGAACATAAATCAGCATGGATAACAACTACAAAAAACACACCTGTTCAGTTTAACCATAGCAGAAACATCAAACCACCACTGGAATACATCAAATTCAGTACACCTTCAGATAAAACCACCGGACCATTTTTGACTGACGTCTATTCAGAAGGAGAGGAAGTTCACAGAAAAACTGTCCCTCCAATCACTACAGTCCAAAACTCAGCTCAGAAACATTTACCAAATGAAGCCAAAGACATCAGGCAGAGATTAAATTCAAGCTCTAGGGATCCAGCTGAGGAACACAGGAATAAAGATTCTTTCCTTGGGATAAATGGATGGAAAGATGATTCCTCAAGATCTAAATCCAAGAGCTCTCATTCCCCAGTCGTTCCCGTAGACCACCCCTGGCTCAGGACAAAGCACactcataaacatgtgcagaTCCCAAACACGCAGCCCCCCTCTACAGCCACCTTTTCCTGGGGACACTCCAATCGGTTTCCCATACGGCCCTCTATTCATAGTTCGAGACATCATCCCTCATCGCCATACCGACCCTGGCATTCTCAGAGCGCAGCAGTCACAAACCGACCAGAAATCACAGCACTGACTGTCAAAGCAACTGCCTTACCATTCGCATCACCCCCAGCATTGATTCCACAACCGCCTCTGAACAATTCTGTCAGTAGAACCAGAGACCACTTGTTGCTCACCAGACTCAGAAACAGGTATAGACAGTCGCAACTTGACGCCTATCGCCTTTCACAGTTAGGGAAGACCATTATGCTGAAGCCCAGAACTAATTCTCCTACTCCAAAGCCACATGAGGCTCCCAAGACCCAAAAGAGTTTTGCTCCAGTGACTCCCACACCCTTTCCTTGGGAGGGATACAGGCAGCACTCCACAGCAAGCATTTTGTACGGCAGCCGATGGCACTACAGCCATTGGGGGCCCAGGAGGCTGAGCACAGCGTTGCCCTTTCCTCACCTGATGGGCAGTGGAACAAAGCCAAGGATCATCTCCACAAGCGCCGTCAGTGTGTCCACCCTGGCAGAGGCAGATGTGATCCTGCCCTGTAAGTCCTTGGGTCAGCCAGAGCCTGTGCTCTCCTGGACCAAAGTCTCCACAG GTGCCACCATTCAAGCTAACACCAAGCACGGGCAGAGGTTTGAAGTTCTCAGCAACGGCACGTTCGTGATAAGGAACGTTCAGCTGCAGGACAGAGGGCAGTACCTCTGCACGGCACAGAATAAATTTGGAACCGATCGGATGGTCGTCACCCTTGCCGTGCTGACCCAGACTCCAAAGATCATGCACCCAAATTTCAAAGACTTTTCCGTGTATCTGGGACGACCGATCACCCTAGACTGTGTTGCGGTGGGAAAACCCCAGGCTCAGGTATCCTGGATCCTTCCAGATAGGACGTTCTTGCGCGACGTGTGGCATCAGAACACAGGACTGCCCGGCTTGGGGCCTCCCGGTTCAGCAGCCGTGCAGCTCCTGTCTAACGGCACCCTAAGGATCCAGGCTGCCAACTTCTCGAGCAAAGGAAACTACAAGTGCATCGCCAGCAACGCGGCAGGTGCCGATACACTCACCTACAACATAAATGTTGCTGCCCTGCCTCCGGCTATCGAGGAGGAGGCCTCAGAGAGCACGGTATTGCAGACGGGTGGCAATATCTACCTGCACTGCACAGCCAAGGGAGAGCCCCCTCCAACTCTGAAGTGGAGTCTCCCCAAAGGGATTCAAATTAAGCCCTCTCAGGTCCTCGGTGGGCGCCTTTTTGTCTTCCCCAATGGGACACTATACATGACGAGCACCACGTCCAGCGATTCTGGGAGATACGAATGCTCTGCTGTCAACGCGGTTGGCATGGCAAAGAGGGTCGTACAGCTGGACATCGTGCAGGGGGCTTTTAGTCCCCGGCAGCACCAGGTCAAGGCCATGTATGGCTCCACGGTCTATCTGCACTGCCCAGAGTCTATGAAGAGCCCACGTGGTGCACTCTGGACACTCCCCTCCAAAATCTTGCTGGATTCTCGCTACAG CCCTGAGAGACCCGTTACTGTCTTCCCCAATGGGACTCTTCGGATCCATCAGCTGACAGCAAAGGACGGAGGCAGTTATCGCTGTATGTTCCAGAGAGCCAACGGGGAGGACATGGAGCTCTTTCAAGTGGAGGTCCTCATGAAGCCACCAAAGATTGAAAATTTGGAAACAGCCTCAAAGAAGGTTGTGTATGGCGCCAACTTCCAGGTGGACTGCGTGGCCTCGGGTCTGCCGGACCCAGAGGTCTCCTGGAGTCTGCCAGATGGCACCACAATCGGCAATGCCCTGCAGTCAGATGACAGCGGTGTCCGCTCCCGCCGCTACGTCATTTTTGGAAATGGTACTCTCCTGCTGCGACAGATGGAGAAGGCAGATGAGGGCAACTACACGTGCTATGCCAAGAATGAGCTTGGAGAAGATGAAATGAGGGTTAACGTCAGGGTGGTCCAAGACTCCCTCAGGATCTTATCCAAGAACCAGGTGTCTGTCAAGGGTCGCCTTGGGGAGCCAGCCTACATGAAGTGTGATACCAGTGGTGATCTTCCACCTACGATTATATGGCTCTCACCAAACAATAATGTTATCGCCTCTTCATCCAACAGATACCAAATCTTAGAAGACGGGACTCTGGTAATTAGGAAGGTGGGTGTTGATGACCAAGGAAAATATGCCTGTGTGTCCAGAAACTCAGCAggagatgaaataaaaaatgtgaaactggaAGTGGAGGCGCAAGAGCCGCAGATTGGTGGTAAAGGAGGAAAAACCAGCATGAAAGTTCTGGCAGTGTCTTACCAGACAAAACTGCTACACTGCAAAGCCGAGGGCATGCCCAATCCACGAATCACCTGGACTACCCCTCAGGGGATCTCAATGCTGGCACCCTACCATGGAGGAAGATTCCAGGTGCACCAGAACGGAAGCTTGGAGCTGCGGGGCCTGAGGAAGACAGATGAAGGTCGATTTGTGTGCCAAGCAAAAAATGACCTGGGGGAGGCAAGTCTGGAGATGGAGTTGGAAGTGGCATCGCTTGCTGAAAAGCCCAGCTTTGCTATGCCCAACATTGAGGTTTTGCCCCTCAAGGTAGATGCACATGAAATCACTCTGGAGTGTCTTGCTCGTGGAAAGCCAATGCCAGAATTTGTGTGGTTGCTCCCCAATGGCACAGTCCTGAACCCAGGAGACAGGCTTGAACGATTCCTGCACCATCCTAGCAATGGCACACTGCGCATACTACGTCCAGTCATGGGCGACAAAGGTGCGTATCGCTGCCTGGCCAAAAATGTAGCCGGACAAGGCGAGAAACGTTATTCTCTTGAGCCAGGAAAGAAGCCTCAGATTCGAGGAGCTCCAGGACCCATGAAGATCTCTTTTGGGCAGAACCTACGCCTGCCTTGTCTGGTCGATGCCTGGCCCCAGGCTACCATAACCTGGACTCTCCCCAGTGGCTTAACCCTCAACAAACCTCAGGTCATTGGTAAAGTTACCTACTTATCCAATGGTACACTCCAGGTGAAAGATACCACCATGTTTGATCGAGGTACCTATAGCTGCAAAGTCACCAACACATTTGGCTCATCGGTTCTGTCGTACCCAGTAGCAGTGATGGTTTACCCACCACGCATCACAAGTGCACCCCCCTCCATAACACGGGTGGCCAGGGGATCGCCCGTAACACTTACCTGCACTGCTACCGGCACCCCCAAACCCGAAATCTCCTGGACTCTGCCAGGACGAACAACACTCGTTCCCAGTAACCGGTTCGCCACACAGGGCAGCATCCATATGACCATGGAAGGGAACCTTGTGATTCAAAACCCGGTGCTCATGAACTCAGGGATTTACAAATGCAACGCAAAGAACGCACTGGGTACAGacttcaaagcgacatacctGCAAGTTATATGA